One part of the Sphingobacterium sp. LZ7M1 genome encodes these proteins:
- a CDS encoding alpha/beta hydrolase, which translates to MKRLVTLLLFCSLLNFLFAQSANYGLKENISYVPSNADPYSKERCQVDVYYPKDKKDFATIVWFHGGGLTEGRKEIPAYLKEKGVAVVGVGYRLSPNVKVEDIIKDAAKAVHWTFDHIAEFGGSNKKIVLSGHSAGGYLNLMLALNSRYLADEGINADDLFAVVPFSAQCISHFTARAEKGIHINQPVVDEFAPLFWVRKSNVPMTLITGDRELEMVGRYEENAYLARMFKIVGHTQVKLLELDGYDHGMAYPAFPLLLKEIERLNK; encoded by the coding sequence ATGAAAAGACTTGTGACCCTCTTGCTATTTTGTTCCCTCCTGAATTTTCTTTTTGCCCAAAGTGCAAATTATGGCTTGAAGGAGAATATTTCTTATGTGCCTTCCAATGCGGATCCGTATAGCAAGGAACGCTGTCAAGTGGATGTGTACTACCCGAAGGACAAGAAAGATTTTGCTACCATCGTGTGGTTCCATGGTGGTGGATTGACGGAAGGAAGGAAAGAGATTCCTGCTTACCTGAAAGAAAAAGGTGTCGCCGTAGTAGGGGTCGGTTATCGACTGTCGCCCAATGTCAAGGTTGAAGATATCATCAAGGATGCTGCAAAAGCGGTTCACTGGACTTTCGATCATATTGCTGAATTTGGTGGCAGCAACAAAAAGATTGTTCTTTCCGGTCATTCTGCTGGAGGGTATTTGAACCTGATGCTTGCTTTAAATTCCCGCTATTTAGCTGATGAAGGTATCAATGCAGACGATCTATTTGCTGTAGTTCCCTTCAGTGCTCAATGCATCAGCCATTTTACGGCCCGTGCCGAAAAAGGGATCCATATCAATCAACCTGTCGTTGATGAATTTGCACCTCTTTTTTGGGTCCGGAAAAGCAATGTGCCGATGACCTTGATCACAGGAGACCGGGAGCTTGAAATGGTCGGTCGATATGAAGAGAATGCCTACTTAGCCAGGATGTTTAAGATAGTTGGCCACACTCAGGTTAAATTATTAGAATTGGACGGGTATGATCATGGAATGGCCTATCCCGCTTTCCCGCTTTTATTGAAAGAAATCGAACGGTTGAATAAATAA
- the dinB gene encoding DNA polymerase IV, giving the protein MNLVDNKRFVAHLDLDTFFVSVERLKNSKFIGKPLIVGGLSDRAVVSACSYETRKFGVHSAMPMKLALRLCPHAIVVRGDMDSYSYYSRVVTDVVRETVPVMEKASVDEFYVDLTGVDRFFGCSQFMIELKGKIQKESGLPISYALASNKLISKVATDDAKPDGRKEILHGLEKDYLAPLKIQRMPGIGDKTSMLLLQMGVKTIKILSEIPVPMMHNLLGKNGIDLSRKANGIDPSPIIPYSEQKSIGTEETFLQDTINMQFLNSELIRMTERLTFQLRKQERLTGCVTVKLRYANFDTVSKQMVISYTASDTVLLKKVKELFAKLYDRRMLVRLIGVRFSHLVQGSQQINLFEDTEEAVRLYQAMDAMRARYGDEAIKRAISLKEINKKDRSPHF; this is encoded by the coding sequence ATGAATTTGGTTGATAACAAGCGTTTTGTGGCTCATTTGGACTTGGATACGTTTTTTGTAAGCGTAGAACGTCTGAAGAACAGTAAGTTCATTGGTAAACCTTTGATTGTGGGAGGGTTGAGCGACCGTGCGGTAGTTTCGGCCTGCAGTTATGAGACCCGGAAATTTGGAGTCCATAGTGCGATGCCGATGAAACTGGCTTTGCGTTTATGTCCGCATGCTATTGTGGTACGGGGCGATATGGACAGTTATAGCTATTATTCAAGGGTGGTGACCGATGTGGTTCGAGAGACTGTTCCGGTAATGGAAAAGGCGAGTGTGGATGAGTTTTATGTGGATCTGACAGGTGTTGACCGTTTTTTCGGTTGCAGCCAGTTTATGATAGAGCTGAAAGGGAAGATCCAAAAGGAGAGTGGTCTGCCAATTAGTTATGCTTTAGCATCCAATAAGCTGATCAGCAAAGTGGCGACCGATGATGCAAAACCCGATGGACGCAAGGAGATATTGCATGGCCTAGAAAAAGATTACCTGGCTCCTCTGAAAATCCAACGGATGCCGGGGATAGGGGATAAGACCAGCATGCTCCTGCTGCAGATGGGCGTCAAAACGATCAAGATATTGAGTGAGATCCCGGTTCCAATGATGCATAACCTTTTAGGGAAAAACGGGATTGACCTTTCCAGAAAAGCCAATGGGATCGACCCTTCACCCATTATTCCCTATTCTGAACAAAAGAGCATCGGCACGGAAGAAACCTTTCTGCAAGATACCATCAACATGCAGTTCCTGAACAGTGAATTGATCCGGATGACAGAACGGTTGACTTTTCAATTGCGCAAGCAGGAGCGATTGACCGGTTGTGTTACGGTAAAATTGAGGTATGCCAATTTTGATACGGTCAGTAAACAGATGGTGATTTCCTATACCGCCTCTGATACCGTATTGCTGAAGAAGGTCAAAGAACTTTTTGCTAAGCTCTACGACCGCCGGATGCTGGTCCGGTTGATCGGGGTTCGGTTCAGCCATCTGGTGCAGGGATCACAACAGATCAATCTATTTGAAGATACTGAAGAGGCTGTGCGCTTGTATCAAGCCATGGATGCCATGCGAGCTCGATATGGTGACGAGGCAATCAAACGGGCGATATCCTTAAAAGAAATCAATAAAAAGGATCGGAGTCCCCATTTTTAA
- a CDS encoding glycosyltransferase family 4 protein yields the protein MEILFVSHKYPPATGGMEKQSFELINNLSKHPQVQIHMLVYRKGEESLLKFFWNLNSNILRTLELHPNIQLIHFNDGLIASLALFHSGYKHLKRVITLHGLDVVFPLRYFQKKILPRFNEYDHIITVSSATAKAAIRRGISEDKITVIKNGVDHDIAKSRPAPLEQIKHYYPQIDLNKKYMVTLGRPVKRKGFAWLLREVVPQMPSDFQLLMIGPFNQKASFTEKILRLLPKKIFHLVTLFLGYPSDESEIRKLLQDPIIDSRVKHLGKVPFQHLQSLLGHASAFLMPNIQVPGDMEGFGLVCLEASVAGTLVVSSSLEGITDAVQHQKNGILLPSNDSDRWVDQLNAVLDNTDGYQVLAKSYQAFSLEHYGWEIMASSYLQTFRQLTYKKSSLKLLHSKEC from the coding sequence ATGGAAATATTATTTGTTAGTCATAAATATCCACCTGCAACAGGTGGTATGGAAAAACAAAGCTTTGAACTGATCAACAACCTTAGCAAGCATCCGCAGGTTCAGATCCATATGCTGGTTTATAGAAAAGGGGAAGAGAGCCTGTTGAAGTTTTTCTGGAACCTCAATAGCAATATCCTAAGGACATTGGAACTCCATCCCAATATTCAACTGATCCATTTTAACGACGGACTGATTGCATCGCTTGCCCTCTTTCATTCCGGTTATAAACATTTGAAAAGAGTGATTACCCTGCATGGTCTGGATGTGGTGTTCCCTTTGAGATACTTTCAGAAGAAAATCCTGCCACGTTTCAATGAATATGACCACATCATTACCGTTAGCTCAGCCACTGCAAAAGCTGCCATCCGTCGTGGCATTTCCGAAGATAAAATAACCGTTATCAAAAATGGCGTTGACCATGATATTGCCAAATCCAGACCGGCTCCTTTGGAACAGATCAAGCATTATTATCCACAGATTGACCTCAACAAGAAATACATGGTGACCTTGGGTCGTCCCGTGAAACGAAAAGGCTTCGCATGGTTGTTGAGGGAAGTTGTTCCTCAAATGCCATCCGACTTTCAACTGTTGATGATTGGCCCTTTCAATCAAAAAGCTAGTTTTACGGAAAAAATCCTTCGTCTACTTCCTAAAAAAATATTCCACTTGGTTACTCTTTTTTTGGGATACCCTTCAGATGAAAGCGAAATCCGAAAACTTTTGCAAGACCCTATCATCGACTCTCGGGTAAAACATCTTGGCAAAGTTCCTTTTCAGCATCTTCAATCGCTTTTAGGGCATGCATCGGCTTTTTTGATGCCCAACATTCAGGTACCGGGTGATATGGAAGGTTTTGGATTGGTCTGCTTAGAAGCTTCAGTGGCTGGCACCTTGGTCGTTTCTTCTTCTCTGGAGGGAATAACCGACGCTGTTCAACATCAGAAAAACGGGATCCTTCTTCCTTCCAATGATTCAGACCGTTGGGTCGACCAATTAAATGCAGTCCTAGATAATACAGACGGATATCAGGTCTTGGCAAAATCTTATCAAGCCTTTAGTTTAGAGCACTACGGTTGGGAAATCATGGCCTCATCTTATCTGCAGACCTTTCGACAGTTGACCTATAAGAAATCTTCCTTAAAGCTATTGCACTCCAAGGAATGTTAA
- a CDS encoding lysylphosphatidylglycerol synthase transmembrane domain-containing protein: protein MGRKLRISKKTVKTGLILIIIGFIAVYILNTDFSAIKKELLTIGYRFTYLLGVTFLAYFFGTWSWYVCLADDRKKISLMKMFAVRQIGETVGQYNPTSIVGGDLLKAEMLKPYGISTEVALSSVATYRITVVLSQILLFLIACLWLSGMEAGQAALKSIGVAFYVFIAFLILLNLVFFYWLIFSRSSSKPVNSEDIDGFWKKLRSKVLKLIFNIRKSYRFNPRLFWYSYLLAGIHWIIGSLEFYLILLFLGFDVEPMHGLLLDMGVIVFKSAGAFVPGQLGVEELGNKMMLQIIGISASSIWISASILRRARQLFWIAVGFILYLFVKKDSTQSSTLKNGNIIC, encoded by the coding sequence ATGGGCAGGAAACTAAGGATCAGCAAAAAAACGGTCAAAACTGGGCTTATCCTCATCATAATTGGTTTTATAGCTGTCTATATCCTCAACACCGATTTCTCAGCTATAAAAAAGGAATTGCTAACAATTGGATATAGATTCACCTATCTCCTTGGGGTTACTTTCTTGGCTTATTTTTTTGGTACCTGGTCTTGGTATGTCTGTCTGGCTGATGACCGCAAGAAAATCAGTTTGATGAAGATGTTTGCGGTCCGGCAAATTGGCGAAACCGTCGGTCAGTATAACCCGACGAGCATAGTCGGAGGAGATTTACTGAAAGCTGAAATGCTCAAACCTTATGGGATCTCTACCGAAGTAGCTTTAAGTTCTGTGGCGACTTACAGGATCACAGTGGTACTTTCACAGATCCTCTTGTTCCTGATTGCCTGCCTTTGGCTGAGTGGCATGGAAGCTGGGCAAGCTGCATTGAAGAGCATAGGAGTTGCTTTCTATGTCTTTATTGCATTCTTGATCCTGTTGAACTTAGTTTTTTTCTATTGGCTCATCTTTAGCAGATCCTCTTCAAAACCCGTGAACAGTGAAGATATCGATGGCTTTTGGAAAAAACTCAGATCAAAGGTCCTGAAATTGATATTCAATATCCGAAAGTCTTACCGGTTTAACCCAAGGTTATTTTGGTACTCTTACCTCTTAGCGGGTATCCATTGGATTATCGGCAGCTTGGAATTCTATCTCATCCTGCTTTTTTTAGGCTTTGATGTAGAGCCCATGCATGGTTTGCTGCTGGATATGGGCGTCATTGTATTTAAAAGTGCGGGAGCCTTTGTTCCTGGACAATTGGGAGTTGAAGAGCTTGGAAACAAGATGATGCTACAGATCATAGGTATCAGTGCCTCTAGCATCTGGATTTCGGCCTCCATCCTTCGCCGCGCAAGACAGCTTTTCTGGATAGCTGTAGGGTTTATCCTATACCTATTTGTCAAAAAGGACAGTACACAATCATCTACGCTGAAAAATGGAAATATTATTTGTTAG
- a CDS encoding glycosyltransferase family 1 protein, protein MKKVAFFSEILIEDFDGASRTMFQIINRIDHTAFSYLFIYGKGPENFKTHQSYQVPTFRIPINDDYSLAVPQLSKWKLEEALDNFAPDVIHIATPSLLGFFAMKYARKRNIPILSIYHTHFISYIAYYLRNLSSLIRPAEYWMRKAMLRFYNSCHKIYVPANNIMDELKEIGIQSDRLTLWQRGIDLRLFNPEKADRAYIRNITKNDKPNILFASRLVWEKNVQTLIDVYQHLKKSKFEYNLIIAGDGAAREEAEMLMPTAHFLGKLDHTELSKLYASSDVFLFTSTSETYGNVVIEAMASGLPCVIANGGGSSSLIEHGRNGYKCVPNNALEYMYFIHKILSDPQIKNEFQQAGLNYVRKLDWGELAQTYFDDIHELASEPINGIAWAGN, encoded by the coding sequence ATGAAGAAAGTTGCTTTTTTTTCTGAGATTCTCATAGAAGATTTTGACGGGGCCTCAAGGACCATGTTTCAAATCATAAACCGAATCGATCACACGGCTTTTTCTTACCTTTTCATTTATGGAAAAGGTCCTGAAAACTTCAAGACGCATCAATCTTATCAAGTCCCGACCTTCCGCATTCCGATCAATGATGATTATTCATTGGCAGTTCCCCAATTATCAAAATGGAAACTGGAAGAAGCCTTGGATAATTTTGCTCCGGACGTGATCCATATCGCAACTCCCTCCCTTTTAGGGTTCTTTGCCATGAAATATGCGAGGAAAAGGAACATCCCGATCCTGAGTATCTATCACACCCACTTTATCTCATATATCGCTTATTATCTCCGCAATCTATCTTCTTTGATCAGGCCTGCAGAATATTGGATGCGCAAGGCTATGCTCCGCTTCTACAACAGTTGCCATAAGATTTATGTGCCCGCCAATAATATCATGGATGAACTTAAGGAAATTGGGATACAGTCCGATCGTTTGACTTTATGGCAAAGGGGTATCGACCTGAGATTGTTTAATCCCGAGAAAGCTGACCGAGCCTATATCCGGAATATCACAAAAAACGACAAACCCAATATTTTGTTTGCAAGCCGCTTGGTCTGGGAGAAAAACGTGCAAACCTTAATCGACGTTTATCAGCATCTCAAAAAATCAAAATTTGAATATAACTTAATTATCGCAGGCGATGGAGCCGCAAGGGAAGAAGCAGAAATGCTGATGCCTACAGCTCATTTCTTGGGAAAATTAGACCATACTGAACTATCAAAACTATATGCTTCTTCTGATGTGTTCCTTTTCACCTCTACTTCGGAAACTTATGGAAACGTGGTAATAGAAGCCATGGCATCCGGTCTTCCCTGTGTCATTGCCAATGGAGGAGGGAGTTCCAGCCTGATTGAACATGGAAGAAATGGGTACAAATGTGTGCCCAACAATGCCTTGGAATACATGTATTTCATACATAAGATCCTGAGCGATCCCCAAATAAAAAACGAATTCCAACAGGCTGGACTGAATTACGTGAGAAAATTGGATTGGGGGGAGTTGGCACAAACTTATTTTGATGACATCCATGAGTTAGCTTCCGAACCCATAAACGGTATTGCATGGGCAGGAAACTAA
- a CDS encoding endonuclease/exonuclease/phosphatase family protein yields the protein MLINLPYPQKSKAWHFRFIVLMSIIFSLVFMFSYKRSNGSKAMPLLNYPELEHRSSGELSLLTYNIAGLPQLISSAETPRAASIRTIGERINRFDIVNVQEDFNYNFELYASNLHLFRTVSMGTVPFGDGLSTLSKYPIKDSERISWKDCSGSDCLTPKGFSYARLEIAKDVFLDVYNIHATAQDNRSAVVARKKNLEQFANYIKEKSAGQPLLIMGDFNAHYAFAEDNVRTFQKEMDLVDTWVFLRNQGRLPEHEENFIAQHALTVTDDCESIDKIYFRNSKQLIFKPKNYQVQHELFSTDTGEPLSDHCAISLKLEWELNDSLMTSDKKSKVIDQLEGFHGGE from the coding sequence ATGCTGATCAACCTTCCTTATCCTCAGAAAAGTAAAGCGTGGCATTTCAGGTTTATAGTACTGATGTCGATTATTTTCTCCCTTGTTTTTATGTTCAGTTACAAGCGTAGCAATGGCTCCAAAGCAATGCCCTTGCTGAACTATCCTGAACTGGAACATCGTTCATCTGGAGAATTATCGCTATTGACCTATAATATTGCAGGGCTTCCGCAACTGATTTCCAGTGCCGAAACTCCAAGGGCGGCCAGTATCCGGACCATTGGTGAACGGATCAACCGCTTTGACATCGTCAATGTTCAAGAAGATTTCAATTACAATTTTGAATTGTATGCTTCCAATCTGCATTTATTTCGAACCGTAAGCATGGGGACTGTTCCTTTCGGGGATGGTTTGAGTACCCTTTCCAAATATCCTATTAAAGACTCCGAGCGAATTTCCTGGAAAGACTGTAGCGGCAGTGATTGCTTGACACCGAAGGGATTCAGCTATGCCCGATTAGAGATTGCTAAGGATGTGTTCCTGGATGTCTATAACATACATGCCACAGCCCAGGACAATAGGTCTGCGGTTGTTGCAAGAAAGAAAAATCTAGAGCAGTTCGCGAACTACATAAAAGAAAAATCTGCAGGACAACCTCTGTTGATCATGGGTGATTTCAATGCACATTATGCCTTTGCTGAAGATAATGTGCGGACCTTCCAAAAAGAGATGGACTTAGTCGATACCTGGGTTTTTCTTCGAAACCAAGGCCGGTTGCCCGAGCATGAAGAAAACTTTATTGCACAGCACGCTTTGACCGTAACGGACGATTGCGAGAGCATCGACAAGATTTATTTTCGCAATAGCAAACAGTTGATATTCAAACCAAAAAATTACCAAGTGCAACATGAGCTTTTCAGTACCGATACGGGCGAACCTCTTTCCGATCATTGTGCTATCTCATTAAAATTGGAATGGGAATTGAACGATTCTTTAATGACTTCTGATAAGAAATCTAAGGTCATTGATCAATTAGAAGGTTTCCATGGTGGTGAGTAA
- a CDS encoding endonuclease/exonuclease/phosphatase family protein — protein sequence MTILFILAAVIIVLLFVFKSLKGKLISVAIPQEESSSERFLQGKISLLTYNIAGLPQGISAAKLPRKFSIAEIGEKVEPYDIVNVQEDFNYNTSFYSKNLHPYRTQTKGKIPIGDGLNTLSKYPIIEYRRIPWRHCSGPDCWTVKGFSFAQIQLANQVTVDVYNVHANSSDVARAARARRENFRQLATYINDNSAGRPLIVMGDFNAHYAYKRDNLHEFLLTTGLSDGWVQFLRKGVFPEVIPKFIAQHMLSLNNDTESLDKIFFRNSDHLKFQPMDYQVEIQHFTSADGEALSDHLAVSMQLNWTWED from the coding sequence ATGACCATACTTTTTATACTCGCAGCGGTAATTATAGTTTTACTATTTGTTTTCAAGAGCTTAAAGGGAAAGCTGATTTCCGTAGCTATCCCCCAAGAAGAATCCTCTTCAGAACGTTTTTTGCAAGGGAAAATATCATTGTTGACCTATAATATCGCAGGGTTACCCCAAGGGATCTCGGCTGCAAAGCTCCCTAGGAAATTCAGTATTGCCGAAATCGGTGAAAAAGTTGAGCCTTATGATATTGTCAATGTCCAAGAAGATTTTAACTATAATACTTCTTTTTATTCCAAGAACTTACATCCTTATCGTACGCAGACCAAAGGGAAGATTCCCATTGGCGATGGTCTGAATACCTTGTCCAAGTATCCTATCATTGAATACAGAAGGATTCCATGGCGCCATTGCAGTGGTCCTGATTGTTGGACCGTGAAAGGGTTTAGCTTTGCACAGATCCAATTGGCCAATCAAGTAACTGTCGATGTTTATAATGTGCATGCAAACTCAAGCGATGTTGCTCGCGCAGCTCGGGCAAGAAGGGAAAACTTTAGACAGTTGGCGACTTATATCAACGATAATTCCGCAGGTAGGCCTTTAATCGTCATGGGTGATTTTAATGCCCATTATGCTTATAAAAGAGACAATTTGCATGAGTTCCTTTTGACCACGGGGCTGTCTGATGGTTGGGTCCAATTCCTCCGTAAAGGTGTTTTTCCAGAGGTTATTCCCAAGTTTATTGCGCAGCATATGTTGAGCCTCAACAACGACACGGAGAGTTTAGATAAGATTTTCTTTAGAAATAGCGACCACCTGAAATTTCAGCCAATGGACTATCAGGTCGAGATCCAGCATTTCACAAGTGCCGATGGAGAAGCCCTGTCTGACCACTTGGCGGTTTCCATGCAACTGAACTGGACCTGGGAGGATTAA
- a CDS encoding DNA polymerase III subunit alpha, whose amino-acid sequence MFLNCKTWFSFHYGTFPTKDLVESAQSLGIKAMALTNINSTADCWDFVLKCQEANIKPIVGVEIRNENELCYILLAKNNAGLYVIQSFLSFYKQRKLDFPKKPPFESDDLWVIYTFENHPEIEQLRPNELIGLRKEDLNKLSWQEALQADCWVVLQPVTYQDKTYYDLHRILRAIAKNTLLSKLVKEDYARPNETLMDEESLVSAYAKFPSVISKTMEVVKSCSIEMTFHIDKNKKHFTASMDDDHELLRKLAIEGCKIRYGSKNKKAMERVEKELSIIKQSEFNSYFLIVWDMLRYANEQGFYHVGRGSGANSVVAYCLRITDVDPIKLDLYFERFLNPNRTSPPDFDIDFSWKDRDAIFEYLFMRYGRQHVSLLGMYNTFQRRAIVRELGKVFGLPKEEIDELVHKREWSAEDKIQRWIQKYGALLVDFPSNISVHAGGVLISEKPLNEYGVLELPPKGFRTLHMDMFEADRIGLFKFDILSQRGLGHIKDALGLVQKNKGKHVDIHQVERFFEDPKLAEMIRKADTIGCFYIESPAMRQLLGKLKCSDYLTLVAASSIIRPGVAQSGMMKQYIERYHDRDKIEYLHPKMKELLEETFGVMVYQEDVIKVAHHFGGISLEEADILRRAMSGKYRSENKFELMRAKFFSNCREQGYDESVTSEVWRQMESFGGYSFAKGHSASFAVESYQSLYLKTYYPCEFYVAVINNFGGFYRTEFYFHELRRNGGIIQLPCLNYSDHLTNITEQQVYVGFIHLQGLEQEFAHQIVEERQRNGPYKSLNDVLQRLHPAPEQLNILIRIGALRFTGLDKKTLLWEANFRNKRTEKDDPETLFQTEEIKFSLPDFEKNRMDDLRDELDLLGFVVGDFFELLNKEHLKGSVLVNQLPDLLGQQIKIIGRLVTLKETRTIKKERMCFGTFLDVEGDWLDTVHFPPVLRQYPFQGSGFYELHGRVMEEFGVYSVEISAMRKLGFNIQQEV is encoded by the coding sequence ATGTTTTTGAATTGCAAGACCTGGTTTAGTTTTCATTATGGAACCTTTCCTACAAAGGATTTGGTAGAAAGTGCGCAGTCTTTAGGGATTAAGGCCATGGCTTTGACAAATATCAACAGTACGGCAGATTGTTGGGATTTTGTGCTCAAATGTCAGGAAGCAAACATCAAACCTATTGTAGGGGTCGAAATTCGCAATGAAAACGAATTATGTTATATCCTTTTGGCGAAAAACAATGCCGGTCTATACGTCATCCAGAGTTTCCTTTCCTTTTATAAACAGAGGAAGTTGGATTTCCCCAAAAAGCCACCTTTTGAATCCGATGATCTTTGGGTCATCTATACTTTTGAGAATCATCCTGAGATCGAACAGCTAAGGCCAAATGAACTCATTGGATTAAGGAAGGAGGACCTCAATAAATTGAGCTGGCAAGAGGCACTTCAAGCTGACTGCTGGGTCGTGCTGCAACCTGTGACCTATCAAGATAAGACTTACTATGACCTGCATCGGATCTTAAGGGCAATTGCTAAGAATACGCTACTGTCGAAATTGGTCAAAGAGGATTATGCCAGACCAAATGAGACCTTGATGGATGAAGAAAGCCTGGTATCCGCCTATGCAAAGTTCCCATCTGTTATCAGCAAGACCATGGAAGTGGTCAAGAGCTGTTCGATTGAAATGACCTTCCATATCGATAAAAACAAGAAACACTTCACTGCGAGCATGGATGATGACCATGAACTGTTAAGAAAGTTGGCTATTGAAGGCTGCAAGATCCGGTATGGCAGCAAGAACAAAAAGGCCATGGAGCGGGTGGAAAAGGAACTTTCCATTATCAAGCAATCTGAATTTAATTCCTATTTTTTGATTGTTTGGGATATGTTGCGGTATGCCAATGAGCAAGGGTTCTATCATGTGGGGCGGGGGAGTGGTGCCAACTCGGTCGTTGCCTATTGCCTGCGCATTACCGATGTGGATCCCATCAAGCTAGATCTATATTTTGAACGGTTTTTAAATCCCAACCGGACCTCTCCGCCCGATTTTGATATTGACTTTAGCTGGAAAGATCGTGATGCCATCTTTGAGTACCTGTTTATGCGATATGGTCGTCAGCATGTCTCTTTACTGGGCATGTACAATACTTTTCAGCGAAGGGCCATTGTGAGGGAATTGGGAAAGGTATTTGGACTGCCTAAAGAGGAGATCGATGAATTGGTGCATAAGCGAGAATGGAGTGCTGAGGATAAAATCCAACGGTGGATCCAGAAATATGGAGCCCTGTTGGTTGATTTCCCTAGCAATATCAGTGTCCATGCCGGTGGGGTGCTGATCAGTGAAAAACCATTGAATGAATACGGCGTATTGGAATTACCGCCAAAGGGATTTCGGACCCTCCATATGGATATGTTCGAGGCCGACAGGATAGGACTCTTTAAATTTGATATCCTGAGTCAGCGTGGCTTGGGGCATATCAAAGACGCTCTAGGATTGGTGCAGAAAAATAAAGGTAAGCATGTCGACATTCATCAGGTGGAACGCTTCTTTGAAGACCCCAAGCTTGCAGAAATGATCCGAAAGGCAGATACCATTGGCTGTTTTTATATCGAAAGCCCTGCTATGCGACAGCTTTTGGGCAAACTGAAATGTTCTGACTACCTTACCCTCGTGGCTGCCAGTTCGATCATTCGGCCAGGAGTCGCTCAATCGGGCATGATGAAACAGTATATCGAACGCTATCATGATCGCGATAAAATCGAATACCTGCACCCTAAAATGAAGGAACTCCTCGAGGAGACCTTCGGTGTGATGGTCTATCAGGAAGATGTGATCAAGGTTGCCCATCATTTCGGTGGGATATCCTTGGAGGAGGCCGATATCCTGAGACGGGCCATGAGCGGAAAGTACCGTTCTGAAAATAAGTTTGAGCTGATGCGTGCGAAATTCTTTTCAAACTGTAGGGAACAAGGCTATGATGAATCTGTCACCTCCGAGGTTTGGCGGCAGATGGAGAGCTTTGGTGGTTATTCCTTTGCCAAAGGACACTCGGCCTCCTTTGCTGTGGAGAGTTATCAGAGCCTTTACCTCAAAACGTATTACCCCTGTGAATTTTATGTCGCCGTTATCAATAATTTCGGCGGCTTTTATCGCACGGAATTCTATTTCCATGAATTACGGAGGAATGGCGGCATCATCCAACTTCCATGCTTGAACTACAGCGATCATCTTACCAATATTACCGAGCAACAGGTCTATGTCGGTTTTATCCACTTGCAAGGTCTGGAGCAGGAGTTTGCCCATCAGATCGTGGAGGAAAGGCAGCGAAATGGACCTTATAAGAGCTTGAATGATGTCCTACAGCGATTGCATCCGGCTCCCGAACAGCTCAATATCCTGATCCGGATCGGTGCATTGCGGTTCACGGGCTTGGATAAGAAAACCCTGCTATGGGAAGCAAACTTCAGGAATAAACGGACAGAGAAAGATGATCCTGAAACGCTTTTCCAAACAGAGGAAATCAAGTTTTCCCTGCCTGATTTTGAAAAGAACAGGATGGATGACCTGCGTGATGAACTCGATCTCTTGGGCTTTGTCGTGGGCGACTTCTTTGAGCTGTTGAATAAGGAGCATCTGAAAGGTTCGGTCTTGGTCAATCAGTTGCCTGATCTCCTTGGCCAACAGATCAAGATCATCGGCCGATTGGTCACCTTGAAAGAAACCCGAACCATTAAAAAAGAACGGATGTGTTTCGGGACATTTCTCGATGTGGAGGGAGACTGGTTGGATACCGTGCATTTTCCGCCCGTACTCCGTCAATACCCTTTCCAGGGAAGCGGCTTTTATGAACTCCATGGAAGGGTTATGGAAGAATTTGGAGTCTACAGTGTCGAGATCTCTGCCATGCGGAAGCTCGGATTCAACATTCAGCAAGAAGTATAA